The following coding sequences lie in one Streptomyces sp. NBC_00510 genomic window:
- a CDS encoding transcriptional regulator: MLASLLFRAGKPVSLSRLVEDVWGDDAPPSAVGSVRTYVYRLRQALGEHADSSVSRVDGGYLLRVRPDALDLNRFKATMAKAREARGTGDLASAASLLTEGLEMWKGVPLAGVPGPFADQQRSVLGELRLACAEEQLACDVERGRYTEAVTELSALHVEHPLRERICGLLMTALYGTGRQSEALTIYHTTSHLLRQRLGVSPSPELQHVHERILSGRIQLAPSAERPKGATRTSRPHVPAQLPAALPSLVGRESEQEQVKRLFANAEESSSVAICAVGGLAGVGKTAFAITVAHRLADRFPDGQLFADLQGAGPEAEPRDPAHVLGGFLQSLGVRLEDMPDTAQARGLMFRGLLANRRVLVVLDNAWNTDQLKHLLPGSAGSMALVTSRMQLHALVAAYQALPLTLMPLSLSDARTLLARRLGAARTAAEPEAVDRIIQLAGQLPLALANVAARAAYRPQLGLESLADEYEAPQNSTLDAFASEEDHALDVRASLTRSYRLLDTETAALFRDLSACPDPMFAASQVADLAGRPEGRVRQALSRLTRAHLVSEIGPGRYTWNRLVAAYAAEQTRRGLFDRGKPARLQGEQGPAFRLLSQTPREDDATASSRDRATPEVGACPVGRRSHTPPGVRPCGSGRGPERALPCCSRPYSGVTQLPRGSTRKTSGGGQDGPCSSRLPDREAAAIGAVDAV, from the coding sequence GTGCTCGCTTCGCTGTTGTTCCGGGCGGGCAAGCCTGTAAGCCTCTCGAGACTGGTGGAGGACGTGTGGGGCGACGACGCCCCACCGTCGGCCGTGGGCTCCGTGCGCACGTACGTCTACCGGCTCAGGCAGGCACTGGGGGAGCACGCCGACAGCTCCGTGAGTCGGGTCGACGGGGGCTACCTGCTGCGCGTCCGACCGGACGCTCTGGACCTGAACAGGTTCAAGGCAACGATGGCAAAGGCTAGGGAGGCCCGCGGCACCGGCGACCTGGCGTCCGCGGCGAGTCTGCTGACCGAGGGCCTCGAGATGTGGAAAGGGGTGCCCCTCGCGGGGGTTCCCGGGCCGTTCGCGGACCAGCAGCGCAGCGTCCTCGGCGAGCTGCGGCTCGCCTGTGCGGAGGAGCAGCTCGCCTGCGACGTAGAGAGAGGGCGCTACACCGAGGCCGTCACAGAACTGTCTGCCCTGCATGTGGAGCACCCGCTTCGAGAGCGCATATGCGGCCTCCTCATGACTGCGCTCTACGGCACCGGGCGGCAGTCCGAGGCTTTGACGATCTACCACACGACCAGCCACCTGCTGCGTCAACGCCTTGGCGTCAGCCCGTCGCCAGAACTCCAGCACGTCCACGAGCGCATCCTCTCCGGCCGAATTCAGCTGGCACCAAGCGCCGAGCGCCCGAAGGGCGCGACACGGACGTCGCGTCCTCACGTCCCGGCCCAGCTCCCGGCTGCCTTGCCGAGCCTCGTCGGTCGCGAGAGCGAGCAGGAGCAGGTCAAACGCTTGTTCGCCAATGCGGAGGAGTCGTCCTCTGTGGCCATCTGCGCGGTCGGCGGACTGGCCGGCGTGGGCAAGACGGCTTTCGCCATCACCGTCGCCCACCGTCTGGCCGACCGGTTCCCGGATGGCCAGCTCTTCGCGGACCTACAGGGAGCCGGACCAGAGGCGGAGCCGCGGGACCCCGCGCACGTGCTGGGGGGCTTCCTGCAGTCCCTCGGGGTCCGCCTCGAGGACATGCCCGATACCGCGCAGGCACGAGGGCTCATGTTCCGCGGCCTGCTGGCCAACCGGCGCGTCCTCGTCGTGCTCGACAACGCCTGGAACACGGACCAGCTGAAGCATCTCCTCCCCGGAAGCGCCGGCTCCATGGCCCTGGTCACCAGCCGCATGCAACTGCACGCGCTCGTCGCTGCCTATCAGGCACTTCCCCTGACACTCATGCCCCTGAGCCTGAGCGACGCACGCACCCTCCTCGCGCGCAGACTCGGCGCAGCAAGGACAGCAGCCGAACCAGAGGCCGTCGACCGCATCATCCAGCTGGCCGGGCAGCTCCCCTTGGCCCTGGCCAACGTCGCCGCCCGCGCGGCGTATCGGCCGCAGCTGGGTCTGGAGAGCCTGGCCGATGAGTACGAGGCGCCGCAGAACAGCACCCTGGACGCCTTCGCGAGCGAGGAGGATCACGCGCTCGATGTCCGCGCGTCCCTCACCCGTTCGTACCGACTGCTCGACACGGAGACAGCCGCGCTCTTTCGCGACCTGAGCGCCTGTCCAGACCCTATGTTCGCGGCATCGCAGGTCGCGGACCTGGCCGGACGGCCTGAGGGCAGGGTCCGCCAGGCCCTGTCGCGCCTCACCCGAGCACACCTCGTCTCGGAGATCGGCCCGGGCCGGTACACCTGGAACCGACTTGTGGCCGCGTACGCAGCGGAGCAGACAAGGCGAGGGTTATTCGACCGGGGCAAGCCAGCCCGTTTGCAGGGCGAGCAGGGACCGGCATTCAGGTTGTTGTCACAGACACCCCGCGAAGACGATGCCACGGCCAGTAGCCGGGACCGAGCAACTCCCGAAGTGGGGGCATGCCCTGTCGGGCGGCGCAGTCATACGCCGCCCGGCGTGCGTCCGTGCGGTAGCGGCCGGGGCCCAGAGCGGGCGTTGCCTTGTTGCAGCAGACCGTACAGCGGCGTTACGCAGCTTCCGCGCGGTAGTACGCGGAAGACCAGCGGCGGCGGGCAGGACGGACCATGCAGCTCCCGTTTGCCGGACCGCGAGGCGGCTGCGATTGGCGCCGTAGATGCCGTGTAG
- a CDS encoding DUF427 domain-containing protein, with protein MKAVVGDTVVAEAASEAVISIEGNVYFPPASLAAGALRESATPYTCPWKGRAQYHDVVVGEMVLKDGAWSYPDIKESAAARVGRDFSGYVAFDVRQVRIEN; from the coding sequence ATGAAGGCAGTGGTTGGGGACACCGTCGTGGCCGAGGCCGCGAGCGAGGCGGTAATCAGCATCGAGGGAAATGTCTACTTCCCGCCGGCCTCACTTGCGGCCGGCGCGCTTCGCGAGAGCGCAACCCCGTATACCTGCCCGTGGAAGGGGCGGGCGCAGTACCACGACGTCGTGGTCGGTGAGATGGTGCTCAAGGACGGGGCCTGGTCTTACCCGGACATCAAGGAGTCGGCGGCGGCCCGTGTCGGTCGCGACTTCAGCGGTTATGTCGCCTTCGATGTACGCCAGGTCAGGATCGAGAACTGA
- a CDS encoding SDR family oxidoreductase has protein sequence MATDFEGKKLVVIGGASGMGLKAAEDVMAAGGSAVIVGRPGRKLNDAVASLSRSGSAWSIEADLADWDQVVEAQKQLAEDHPDATLLVNSAGFFLPKLFLDYEVEHYDSYHDLNRATFFLTQTVVRAMVAGGQGGAIVNVGSMWAHQALAVTPSSAYSMAKAGLHALTHNLAIELASEGIRVNAVAPAVTRTPLFEKVFPADQLDDAMEQLSGLHPLGRVGTPQDVASAIVFLLSSASSWTTGAILNVDGGVMAGRY, from the coding sequence ATGGCCACGGACTTCGAAGGTAAGAAGCTCGTCGTGATCGGTGGCGCCAGCGGCATGGGCCTCAAGGCCGCCGAGGACGTGATGGCGGCGGGCGGCAGCGCGGTGATCGTCGGCCGCCCAGGTCGGAAGCTCAATGACGCCGTCGCAAGCCTGTCGCGCTCCGGCAGCGCATGGTCGATCGAGGCCGACCTGGCAGACTGGGACCAGGTCGTCGAGGCGCAGAAGCAGTTGGCAGAGGACCACCCCGACGCCACCCTCCTCGTCAACTCGGCAGGGTTCTTCCTGCCCAAGCTCTTCCTCGACTACGAGGTCGAGCACTACGACTCATACCACGACCTCAACAGGGCGACGTTCTTCCTGACTCAGACCGTCGTTCGGGCCATGGTCGCCGGCGGTCAGGGCGGCGCCATCGTGAACGTGGGGAGCATGTGGGCGCACCAGGCCCTCGCCGTGACACCGTCATCGGCCTATTCGATGGCCAAGGCTGGCCTGCACGCCCTTACGCACAACCTGGCCATCGAGCTCGCCAGCGAAGGCATCCGCGTGAACGCCGTGGCTCCTGCTGTCACCAGGACGCCCCTGTTCGAGAAGGTCTTTCCCGCGGACCAGTTGGACGATGCGATGGAGCAGCTGAGCGGCCTGCACCCGCTTGGCCGGGTCGGCACCCCGCAGGACGTGGCCTCCGCGATCGTCTTCCTCCTTTCGTCGGCATCGAGCTGGACCACAGGCGCCATCCTCAACGTCGACGGCGGAGTCATGGCAGGCCGCTACTAG
- a CDS encoding molybdopterin-dependent oxidoreductase: MALISRGFHGRRPSSGTKLPPGQYETTGFPVLSVGPTPRIRQDDWQLSVTTEAGKQHVWDWAGLMALPAESPTVDLHCVTKWSKFGTEWQGVSLDVLLADVETAAEHVLVTSYGGYTTNIPLADLVDGKAWIAYGYGGSDLAPEHGGPARLLVPHLYLWKSAKWVREIQLRQSDVPGFWESAGYHNYGDPWREQRYQGD; this comes from the coding sequence ATGGCGTTGATATCGCGCGGGTTCCACGGCCGGAGGCCGTCATCGGGCACCAAGCTGCCGCCCGGGCAGTACGAGACGACCGGCTTTCCGGTGCTGTCCGTCGGGCCCACTCCCCGTATCCGGCAGGACGATTGGCAGCTGTCCGTGACCACGGAGGCCGGGAAGCAGCACGTGTGGGACTGGGCAGGCCTGATGGCACTCCCGGCGGAGTCCCCGACCGTCGACCTGCACTGTGTGACGAAGTGGTCGAAGTTCGGCACCGAATGGCAGGGCGTGTCCCTGGACGTTCTGCTCGCGGACGTGGAGACGGCGGCAGAGCACGTCCTCGTCACCTCGTATGGCGGCTACACCACGAACATCCCCCTCGCCGACCTGGTCGACGGCAAAGCATGGATTGCCTACGGCTACGGAGGCAGCGACTTGGCGCCAGAACACGGTGGCCCCGCCCGGCTGCTGGTCCCGCACTTGTACCTGTGGAAGTCCGCGAAGTGGGTCCGCGAGATCCAGCTGCGGCAGAGCGATGTGCCCGGCTTCTGGGAGAGCGCCGGGTACCACAACTACGGAGACCCATGGCGAGAGCAGCGGTACCAGGGAGACTAG
- a CDS encoding N-acetyltransferase: protein MTFNFGAEASAREENNAALIAALGEARPSEVESSWVLDVLNDAERGRWIAALGDDGIAELSYRFVGGRVVLLTTWVAPAYRKNRVATELISRVLDEIRGSGKKITIICPVVGEFIDRNPEYADLIDKVHPGAGAYPKRGPAEGGHDDELTAIEHDLT, encoded by the coding sequence ATGACGTTCAATTTTGGGGCCGAGGCGTCCGCCCGTGAAGAGAACAACGCTGCGCTCATCGCTGCTTTGGGCGAGGCAAGGCCTAGCGAGGTGGAGTCCAGCTGGGTGCTCGATGTCCTCAACGACGCGGAGCGCGGTCGCTGGATCGCCGCTCTCGGTGACGACGGGATTGCCGAGCTCTCGTACCGGTTCGTGGGCGGCCGCGTCGTGCTGTTGACGACCTGGGTCGCCCCCGCCTACCGCAAGAATCGGGTGGCCACGGAGCTCATCTCTCGGGTGCTGGACGAAATTCGCGGGAGCGGGAAGAAGATCACCATCATCTGCCCGGTGGTGGGTGAGTTCATCGACCGCAACCCCGAGTATGCCGACCTCATCGATAAGGTCCATCCCGGCGCCGGCGCCTACCCCAAGCGCGGACCCGCGGAAGGCGGCCACGACGACGAGCTCACCGCAATTGAGCACGACCTGACGTAG
- a CDS encoding ferredoxin reductase, giving the protein MARAAVPGRLGDRLRWRTAEVTGRRVESATAVTLTLDVPGWPEHLAGQHVDVRLTAEDGYSTQRSYSIASAPNGRILELTVQRTPGGEASPYLVDDLVPGDRLELRGPVGGWFIWRQQQTEPVLLVAGGSGLVPLMCMIRAREAVGSRAPFRLLYAARTPSDLLYRSELRQGAPGLDTTCLYSREAPEHSPRPPGRIAPGDLVRGGWPPDFEPTCYVCGPTGFVEKAAAYLVLLGHAPERVRTERFGDSGG; this is encoded by the coding sequence ATGGCGAGAGCAGCGGTACCAGGGAGACTAGGCGACCGACTCCGGTGGCGGACCGCCGAGGTAACGGGTCGGCGCGTGGAGTCGGCGACGGCCGTCACCCTGACACTGGATGTGCCGGGCTGGCCCGAGCACCTGGCCGGCCAGCACGTGGACGTCAGGCTGACCGCAGAAGACGGCTACAGCACCCAGCGCAGTTACTCGATCGCCTCGGCCCCCAACGGCCGGATCCTCGAGCTGACAGTCCAGCGCACGCCCGGCGGGGAAGCGTCGCCCTACCTCGTGGACGACCTTGTGCCCGGGGACCGGCTGGAGCTACGCGGGCCTGTCGGCGGCTGGTTCATCTGGAGGCAGCAGCAGACGGAGCCAGTTCTGCTGGTAGCGGGCGGATCGGGACTTGTGCCTCTCATGTGCATGATCCGCGCACGGGAGGCGGTCGGCAGCCGCGCCCCATTCCGGTTGCTGTACGCAGCGCGGACCCCGTCGGACCTGCTGTACCGCTCAGAGCTCCGCCAGGGAGCGCCAGGGCTGGATACGACGTGCCTCTACAGCAGAGAGGCCCCGGAACACTCACCACGCCCGCCGGGGCGCATCGCCCCCGGGGACTTGGTCCGCGGCGGCTGGCCCCCCGACTTCGAGCCGACCTGTTATGTCTGCGGGCCCACGGGGTTCGTCGAGAAGGCGGCTGCCTACCTGGTGCTCCTGGGTCATGCACCTGAGCGAGTACGTACCGAGCGCTTCGGCGACAGTGGAGGCTGA